In Thalassotalea sp. Sam97, a single window of DNA contains:
- the miaB gene encoding tRNA (N6-isopentenyl adenosine(37)-C2)-methylthiotransferase MiaB yields the protein MSKKLYIKTWGCQMNEYDSQKMADLLDSTHGFIEVSEPEEADVLLLNTCSIREKAQEKVFHQLGRWKTMKNAKPDLIIGVGGCVASQEGDAIRQRAPFVDIVFGPQTLHRLPEMINKVNSDDTSVVDVSFPEIEKFDRLPEPKAEGPTAFVSIMEGCSKYCTFCVVPYTRGEEVSRPLDDVLYEIAQLAEQGVREVNLLGQNVNAYRGETHDGGICRFSDLLRLVATIDGIDRIRYTTSHPVEFTDDIIEAYKDVPELVSHLHLPVQTGSDRILTMMKRGHTAIEYKSKIRALRRARPDIAMSSDFIVGYPGETDEDFEATMNLIKAIDFDLSFSFIYSARPGTPAADAVDDVSDDTKKVRLQILQDRVNSQALQHARRMLGTEQRILVEGPSKKNPMELRGRTENNRIVNFEAPHTVIGQFVDVEITDVYANSLRGKLVRTEDQMGLRIAHSPADILANQHHNTPRHGVDELGVSTFTP from the coding sequence ATGAGTAAAAAGCTTTACATTAAAACCTGGGGCTGTCAGATGAACGAGTACGACTCGCAGAAGATGGCCGATTTGTTAGACTCTACCCACGGTTTCATTGAAGTAAGCGAGCCGGAAGAAGCGGACGTGTTGCTGCTAAACACCTGTTCTATCCGTGAAAAAGCTCAAGAGAAAGTTTTCCACCAGTTAGGCCGCTGGAAAACCATGAAAAATGCAAAACCGGATCTTATTATTGGTGTCGGTGGCTGTGTTGCTTCACAAGAAGGTGATGCGATACGTCAACGTGCGCCATTTGTCGACATCGTATTTGGTCCACAAACCTTGCATCGCTTACCGGAAATGATTAACAAGGTGAATAGCGATGACACGTCGGTTGTTGACGTAAGTTTCCCTGAGATCGAAAAATTTGATCGTCTGCCAGAGCCAAAAGCAGAAGGCCCAACTGCGTTTGTTTCGATTATGGAAGGCTGTTCTAAATACTGTACATTCTGTGTAGTACCTTACACCCGTGGCGAAGAAGTATCTCGCCCACTTGACGACGTATTATATGAAATTGCCCAGCTTGCTGAGCAAGGTGTACGAGAAGTCAACCTATTAGGCCAAAACGTAAATGCCTACCGTGGTGAAACCCACGATGGCGGTATTTGTCGTTTCAGCGACTTATTGCGTTTAGTGGCAACGATTGATGGTATCGACCGTATCCGTTACACCACGTCACACCCAGTAGAATTTACTGACGACATTATCGAAGCATATAAAGACGTACCAGAGCTTGTCAGTCATCTGCATTTGCCAGTGCAAACCGGCTCTGATCGCATCTTAACGATGATGAAACGTGGCCATACTGCGATTGAATATAAATCTAAAATTCGTGCGCTACGCCGTGCGCGCCCTGATATCGCCATGTCATCTGACTTTATTGTTGGCTACCCAGGTGAAACCGATGAAGATTTTGAAGCGACCATGAACCTGATCAAAGCCATCGACTTTGACTTAAGCTTCAGCTTTATCTACAGCGCCCGTCCAGGTACACCAGCAGCAGATGCGGTAGACGATGTAAGCGATGACACCAAAAAAGTGCGTTTGCAAATTTTACAAGACCGCGTAAATTCGCAAGCCTTGCAACATGCTCGTCGCATGTTAGGTACTGAGCAGCGTATTTTGGTAGAAGGTCCATCGAAGAAAAACCCTATGGAGTTGCGTGGCCGTACCGAAAACAACCGCATCGTTAACTTTGAAGCACCGCATACCGTTATTGGTCAATTCGTTGATGTAGAAATCACCGATGTATACGCCAACTCATTACGCGGTAAGTTAGTGCGTACCGAAGATCAAATGGGTCTTCGTATTGCGCATTCACCAGCGGACATTTTAGCAAACCAGCATCACAACACCCCTCGTCACGGTGTTGATGAGCTGGGTGTAAGCACGTTTACGCCATAA
- a CDS encoding PhoH family protein, with protein MTNKDDRKHSHEVILEPLDNNRLANLCGPLDDNLRKIESRMGVEIGYRGNTFKVHGNELVCKAVVKLLKDLYVMTAPVKGRVGSISAEELHLMMTELSVPEQKVSEYDNDYEQMVTIKTKRGIIKPRNKNQAEYVQNVLTNDISFGVGVAGTGKTYLAVACAVDALERQEIRRILLTRPAVEAGEKLGFLPGDLSQKVDPYLRPLYDALFEMLGFEKVEKLIERNVIEVAPLAYMRGRTLNDAFIILDESQNTTVEQMKMFLTRIGFNSKAVITGDITQIDLPRGQRSGLRHAIEVLDNIKGVSFNYFQSKDVVRHPVVARIVEAYERHDSNNAVYKHTDKQQKPRIADNNVAEPTKSTDNDTDSHANKSTD; from the coding sequence TTGACTAACAAAGATGACCGTAAACACAGCCATGAAGTGATTCTAGAGCCTCTAGATAACAATCGATTAGCCAACCTTTGCGGTCCTTTAGATGACAACCTGCGCAAAATTGAAAGCCGTATGGGGGTTGAAATAGGCTACCGTGGTAATACCTTTAAAGTACACGGCAACGAACTTGTGTGTAAGGCTGTTGTTAAGCTGCTTAAAGATTTGTACGTAATGACGGCACCGGTCAAAGGTCGCGTTGGTAGTATTTCAGCGGAAGAATTGCACCTGATGATGACCGAGCTCAGCGTCCCTGAGCAAAAAGTCTCTGAATACGATAACGATTATGAGCAAATGGTGACCATTAAAACCAAACGTGGCATCATCAAACCTCGTAATAAAAACCAAGCAGAGTACGTACAAAACGTACTGACTAATGACATCAGCTTTGGTGTTGGTGTTGCCGGCACCGGCAAAACCTATTTAGCGGTTGCGTGCGCGGTTGATGCGCTAGAGCGCCAAGAAATACGTCGTATATTATTAACTCGTCCAGCGGTTGAAGCCGGTGAAAAACTCGGCTTTTTACCTGGTGATTTAAGTCAAAAAGTCGACCCTTACTTGCGCCCACTATACGATGCGTTATTTGAAATGCTCGGTTTTGAAAAAGTCGAAAAGCTTATCGAGCGCAATGTCATTGAAGTAGCACCATTGGCCTATATGCGTGGCCGAACCTTAAATGACGCCTTTATTATTCTCGATGAAAGCCAAAATACCACCGTAGAGCAAATGAAAATGTTCTTAACTCGTATTGGTTTTAATTCAAAGGCGGTGATCACTGGTGACATCACCCAAATCGACTTACCACGCGGTCAACGCAGTGGTTTACGCCATGCTATTGAAGTATTAGATAACATCAAAGGCGTAAGCTTTAACTACTTTCAATCAAAAGACGTGGTGCGCCACCCTGTGGTTGCGCGTATAGTTGAAGCTTACGAACGTCACGACAGCAACAATGCTGTATACAAGCATACCGATAAGCAACAAAAGCCACGTATCGCTGACAATAACGTTGCTGAACCCACAAAGTCGACCGATAATGACACGGATAGCCACGCCAATAAGAGCACTGACTAA
- the ybeY gene encoding rRNA maturation RNase YbeY, which translates to MTTNIQLDLQVACDNDNLPSEQQILLWLNTVLAPYNKPFEVTVRMVTCDESQQLNATYRGKDKPTNVLSFPFEVPEGIELDLLGDLVICADVVAQEAQQQGKDILAHWAHMIIHGCLHLLGYDHINEDEANEMEAIEIQLLAELGISNPYIASED; encoded by the coding sequence ATGACCACCAACATTCAGCTCGATTTGCAAGTCGCTTGCGATAATGACAATTTACCAAGCGAACAGCAAATCTTATTATGGCTTAATACCGTATTAGCGCCATACAACAAACCTTTTGAGGTTACTGTTCGCATGGTAACCTGTGATGAATCGCAACAACTCAATGCCACCTACCGTGGTAAAGATAAGCCGACCAATGTCCTGTCATTCCCATTTGAGGTACCCGAAGGCATTGAGTTAGATTTATTGGGCGATTTAGTCATTTGTGCTGACGTTGTTGCACAAGAAGCGCAACAACAAGGTAAAGATATATTGGCTCATTGGGCGCATATGATCATCCACGGATGCTTGCATTTGTTAGGTTATGATCATATAAACGAAGATGAAGCAAATGAAATGGAAGCAATCGAAATACAGTTACTGGCTGAATTAGGCATTAGTAACCCCTATATTGCTTCTGAAGATTAA
- a CDS encoding HlyC/CorC family transporter, which produces MSDDNSQSTTGSSKTLMEKIVQVFTGEPQSKEELVDVLTDATDRDLIKQSTKQMLEGVLEVSDMRVRDIMIPRSHMVTIDISQSIEDILPIIIDSAHSRFPVINDDIDHIEGILLAKDLLPYAFNQDACDLKVADLLREAIIIPESKRVEPLLKEFRQQRYHMAIVVDEYGGVSGLVTIEDILELIVGEIEDEHDDMLEREIRHLSGNVYQVKALTELVDFNEYFASGFNEEEADTIGGTVTQHFGHMPKRGEKITIDGFVFKIVNADKRRIQQLQVVVPDGHEINGKLAE; this is translated from the coding sequence ATGAGCGATGACAATTCCCAGTCTACGACCGGCTCTTCAAAAACATTAATGGAAAAAATTGTACAAGTTTTTACCGGAGAGCCGCAAAGTAAAGAAGAACTGGTCGATGTATTAACTGATGCAACCGACCGTGACTTGATCAAACAATCAACCAAGCAAATGCTTGAGGGCGTTCTTGAAGTAAGCGACATGCGTGTACGCGATATCATGATCCCTCGTTCGCACATGGTTACCATTGATATTTCGCAAAGCATCGAAGATATTTTGCCTATCATCATTGACTCTGCGCACTCTCGCTTTCCTGTAATTAATGACGATATCGACCATATTGAAGGTATATTGCTTGCCAAAGACTTACTTCCGTATGCGTTTAATCAAGATGCTTGCGATCTAAAAGTTGCCGATCTGTTACGTGAAGCCATCATCATTCCTGAAAGCAAACGCGTTGAACCGTTGTTAAAAGAATTCCGACAACAACGCTACCATATGGCGATTGTCGTTGATGAATATGGTGGCGTCTCTGGCTTAGTCACCATTGAGGACATTCTTGAACTCATCGTTGGTGAAATCGAAGATGAACACGATGATATGCTTGAGCGTGAAATTCGTCATTTAAGCGGTAATGTTTATCAAGTAAAAGCCTTGACCGAGCTTGTCGATTTTAATGAGTACTTTGCCTCTGGCTTTAACGAAGAAGAAGCCGATACCATTGGTGGTACCGTTACTCAACACTTTGGTCACATGCCTAAACGCGGTGAAAAAATTACCATCGACGGGTTTGTCTTTAAAATCGTTAATGCCGACAAGCGCCGTATTCAACAATTACAAGTGGTGGTACCTGACGGGCATGAAATCAACGGTAAACTTGCTGAGTAG